From the Comamonas odontotermitis genome, one window contains:
- a CDS encoding RsmB/NOP family class I SAM-dependent RNA methyltransferase, protein MHPKALLDACAELVAQVLTFEHPADAVVSRYFRDHRNLGPRERATLAETAYTVLRKKTLFETLARSGSGARERRLAILGFAGPRSFVKSALNPAEVKWLDECDAITPDSLMPQHRHNLPEWLVEPLQAQVGDQFEQLAASMLEMAPLDLRANALSTKRADLQKELKAVGIAAEPTPYSPWGLRVADKPALSRLEAFQKGRVEVQDEGSQLLALLLDAKRGEMVTDFCAGAGGKTLAIGASMRSTGRLYAFDVSAHRLEALKPRLARSGLSNVHPAAIAHERDERIKRLAGKMDRVLVDAPCSGLGTLRRNPDLKWRQSQKAIDELTVKQAAILGSAARMVKSGGRLVYATCSILPAENEAIAEAFAAAHPDFVPLDAGELLIGLKVENAASLCSGGDTGSQYLRLWPHLHQTDGFFAAVWQRK, encoded by the coding sequence ATGCATCCCAAAGCCTTACTAGATGCCTGCGCCGAGCTGGTGGCGCAGGTCCTGACTTTTGAACACCCGGCAGATGCCGTGGTGTCGCGATATTTCCGAGACCACCGCAACCTGGGCCCGCGCGAGCGGGCCACCCTGGCCGAGACGGCCTATACGGTGTTGCGCAAGAAAACCCTGTTTGAGACGCTGGCCCGCTCGGGCAGCGGCGCGCGTGAGAGGCGCCTGGCAATCCTCGGGTTTGCCGGCCCGCGCAGCTTTGTCAAAAGCGCACTCAATCCGGCCGAGGTGAAATGGCTCGATGAATGTGACGCCATTACGCCTGACAGCCTGATGCCGCAGCACCGTCACAACCTGCCCGAATGGCTGGTGGAGCCACTGCAGGCACAGGTGGGCGACCAGTTCGAGCAACTGGCCGCTAGCATGCTGGAGATGGCGCCGCTCGACCTGCGCGCCAATGCGCTCAGCACCAAGCGCGCCGACCTGCAAAAGGAGCTGAAGGCCGTCGGCATTGCCGCAGAGCCCACGCCATATTCGCCCTGGGGCCTGCGCGTGGCTGACAAGCCAGCGCTCTCGCGCCTGGAGGCCTTTCAAAAGGGTCGGGTGGAGGTGCAGGACGAAGGCTCGCAACTACTGGCATTGCTGCTGGATGCCAAGCGTGGCGAGATGGTGACCGACTTCTGCGCGGGCGCTGGCGGCAAGACGCTGGCCATTGGCGCCTCCATGCGCAGCACTGGGCGCCTGTATGCGTTTGACGTGTCGGCCCACCGGCTGGAGGCGCTCAAGCCGCGCCTGGCCCGCTCGGGACTGTCGAACGTGCACCCTGCCGCCATTGCGCACGAGCGTGACGAACGCATCAAGCGCCTCGCAGGCAAAATGGACCGCGTTCTGGTGGATGCACCATGCTCAGGCCTTGGCACCCTGCGCCGCAACCCGGACCTCAAGTGGCGCCAAAGCCAGAAGGCCATCGACGAATTGACCGTCAAGCAGGCGGCCATCCTGGGCAGTGCTGCACGCATGGTCAAAAGCGGCGGGCGTCTGGTGTATGCCACCTGTAGCATCCTGCCTGCTGAAAACGAGGCCATTGCCGAGGCGTTTGCTGCTGCCCACCCCGATTTTGTGCCGCTGGATGCGGGTGAACTGCTCATCGGCCTGAAGGTGGAGAATGCCGCCAGCCTGTGCAGCGGCGGTGACACCGGCAGCCAGTACCTGCGTCTGTGGCCGCATCTGCACCAGACGGATGGCTTCTTTGCCGCAGTGTGGCAAAGAAAATAG
- a CDS encoding M48 family metallopeptidase, giving the protein MEHIVFVQRVDAYEQASAEQPWAFRRRILGLTLLAAAWIWGGLILGLALLAWAVLSFVSDGFQGLQIFGFFGGLALMLSVLRLTRSDWVEPDGIHVPQPECPRVYEALERIRQKNGGPRVHHLVITEDYSARIVQQVRLGGLLPERNYLLLGLPLAMAIDRPRLIAVLTQEYAHLRRNQGWLGAWVYRGRRRMQRLRDRLSDARQMTRLGWLNERFMRWYLPRWWAASFVVARHDELVADRLAARLVSKQLMGDALSEVAVRGRWLRERFWTMHWSRAHELQQAIGPFSLMAGVMNHSMDVNWVYQAWKQEYQALASYEDTAPSLRERLDALDVPPGLTPMSSSNCLAWLGKRSDRWIELLDDRWCLRFGSDWQVHRQVLQQTHARVQSLMPREPYLQADSLVELGWYMQAGAFRDDPQPFYQRALEQQADCKRAIGAFASLYIDMDPEAQLPYLAQAFEVLPAMRGQWCNLARGVLDVLEADEHYEAPIRRARREWARREELAQQLRTNLSEEVNDLGLLHQARSYAELGEPLWESELAVIQLHLAAAKRLRRAWLLVRPLQSMRGSQALLLVLDRPGVGYQEDRLWHAQLRGYLERELLVTRLMPLWLVSLEELGDKAGLVLSEIPAALFYDRTVA; this is encoded by the coding sequence TTGGAGCACATCGTATTTGTGCAGCGGGTGGATGCCTATGAGCAGGCCAGTGCGGAGCAGCCATGGGCTTTCCGCAGGCGGATTCTTGGGTTGACATTGCTGGCTGCAGCATGGATCTGGGGCGGCTTGATTCTGGGGTTGGCATTGCTGGCCTGGGCCGTGTTGTCGTTTGTCAGTGATGGCTTCCAGGGGCTGCAGATCTTTGGTTTCTTTGGTGGCCTGGCGCTGATGTTGAGCGTGCTGCGCCTGACCCGGTCGGACTGGGTGGAGCCGGACGGAATCCATGTGCCGCAGCCCGAATGCCCGCGCGTATATGAAGCGCTGGAACGTATCCGCCAGAAGAATGGTGGCCCGCGCGTCCATCACCTGGTGATCACCGAAGACTATAGCGCACGCATTGTGCAGCAGGTGCGGCTTGGCGGTTTGCTGCCGGAGCGCAACTACCTGTTGCTGGGCTTGCCGCTGGCCATGGCGATCGACCGCCCGCGTCTCATTGCGGTGCTGACGCAGGAATACGCACACCTGCGGCGCAACCAGGGCTGGCTCGGTGCTTGGGTGTACCGCGGCCGCCGCCGCATGCAGCGCTTGCGCGACCGCCTGTCCGATGCGCGCCAGATGACCCGTCTGGGCTGGCTGAACGAGCGTTTCATGCGCTGGTACCTGCCGCGCTGGTGGGCCGCCAGCTTTGTGGTGGCCCGGCATGACGAACTGGTGGCAGACCGCCTGGCCGCCAGGTTGGTGAGCAAGCAGTTGATGGGCGACGCGCTGTCCGAGGTGGCTGTGCGCGGGCGCTGGCTGCGCGAGCGGTTCTGGACCATGCATTGGTCGCGCGCCCATGAGCTGCAGCAGGCCATCGGCCCTTTCAGCCTGATGGCCGGGGTGATGAACCACAGCATGGATGTGAACTGGGTGTACCAGGCCTGGAAGCAGGAGTATCAGGCGCTTGCGAGCTATGAAGACACGGCCCCCAGTCTGCGGGAGAGGCTGGACGCGCTGGATGTGCCGCCGGGTCTGACCCCCATGTCCAGCAGCAACTGCTTGGCATGGCTGGGCAAGCGCTCGGACCGCTGGATCGAACTGCTGGACGACCGTTGGTGCCTGCGGTTTGGTTCCGATTGGCAGGTGCATCGGCAAGTGCTGCAGCAAACCCATGCACGGGTGCAATCGCTGATGCCGCGCGAGCCCTATCTGCAGGCGGACAGTCTGGTGGAACTGGGCTGGTACATGCAGGCAGGTGCGTTCCGGGATGATCCACAGCCTTTCTACCAGCGGGCCCTGGAGCAGCAGGCTGATTGCAAGCGAGCCATCGGCGCGTTCGCAAGCCTGTATATCGATATGGACCCGGAGGCGCAACTGCCCTATCTGGCGCAGGCTTTCGAAGTGCTGCCGGCCATGCGCGGCCAGTGGTGCAACCTTGCGCGGGGCGTGCTGGATGTGCTGGAAGCCGACGAGCACTACGAGGCGCCGATCCGCCGCGCCAGGCGGGAGTGGGCCAGGCGCGAGGAGCTTGCCCAGCAGTTGCGCACGAACCTGTCCGAGGAAGTGAATGACCTGGGCCTGCTCCACCAAGCTAGGTCGTATGCCGAACTGGGCGAGCCGTTGTGGGAATCGGAGCTGGCGGTGATCCAGTTGCACCTGGCGGCAGCCAAACGGCTGCGTCGTGCATGGTTGCTGGTGCGGCCGCTGCAATCGATGCGCGGATCGCAGGCCTTGCTGCTGGTGCTGGATCGCCCAGGCGTCGGCTACCAGGAAGACCGTCTCTGGCATGCCCAGTTGCGCGGGTATCTGGAACGCGAGCTGTTGGTCACGCGTCTGATGCCGCTGTGGCTGGTCAGCCTGGAGGAGCTGGGCGACAAGGCGGGGCTGGTGCTTTCGGAAATCCCCGCTGCCTTGTTCTATGACCGCACCGTGGCATAG
- a CDS encoding DUF1653 domain-containing protein translates to MEQSPSRTPGISPGLYRHYKGQLYQVMQVARHSETREWLVVYQALYGDYGWWVRPAAMFNETVEVNGLREPRFAAYVPLPQER, encoded by the coding sequence ATGGAACAAAGCCCCTCTCGCACACCAGGCATTTCGCCCGGTTTGTATCGCCACTACAAAGGACAGCTCTACCAGGTCATGCAAGTGGCACGCCACAGCGAAACCAGAGAATGGCTGGTCGTCTATCAGGCCCTGTATGGCGACTACGGGTGGTGGGTGCGGCCAGCTGCCATGTTCAACGAAACCGTGGAGGTGAACGGCTTGCGCGAGCCCCGCTTTGCGGCATACGTCCCTCTGCCGCAGGAGCGTTGA
- the purN gene encoding phosphoribosylglycinamide formyltransferase, translated as MKNIVILISGGGSNMAAIVRTAQQERWDTRLGARVVAVMSNKADAGGLEFARDHGIATAVVDHKAYASREAFDAALMAQIDQHSPALVVLAGFMRILTPGFVNHFAGRLVNIHPSLLPAFAGLHTHQRAIDAGCRFAGASVHMVTADLDAGPIIEQGLVPVLPGDTAATLAARVIVQEHQIYPKAVRSLLERM; from the coding sequence ATGAAAAATATCGTGATTCTCATCTCTGGCGGCGGCTCCAACATGGCAGCCATTGTGCGCACTGCGCAGCAGGAGCGCTGGGACACCCGCCTGGGCGCCAGGGTGGTGGCCGTGATGAGCAACAAGGCAGACGCTGGCGGGCTGGAATTTGCCCGCGATCACGGTATTGCGACCGCAGTTGTTGATCACAAGGCCTATGCCAGCCGTGAAGCGTTCGATGCTGCATTGATGGCGCAGATCGATCAGCACTCGCCAGCTTTGGTGGTGCTTGCGGGTTTCATGCGCATTCTTACGCCGGGCTTTGTCAACCATTTTGCCGGTCGCCTGGTCAATATCCATCCTTCTTTGCTGCCCGCATTCGCCGGGCTGCATACCCACCAGCGCGCGATTGATGCGGGCTGCAGGTTTGCTGGCGCTTCGGTGCACATGGTCACGGCTGATCTGGATGCAGGCCCGATCATCGAGCAGGGTCTGGTGCCCGTGCTGCCGGGAGACACGGCTGCCACGCTGGCTGCCCGCGTGATTGTGCAGGAACACCAGATTTACCCGAAGGCCGTGCGTTCCCTGCTGGAGCGCATGTAG
- a CDS encoding methyltransferase: protein MSAKAPVDPIRKYLETARHQISVGNLTGAAQTLNDARQRSPRDARLFMLAALMAEKSGNLHGAFDAMQRCVTMAPEWGPGLLEQALLFARHDRDNEAMAAAEKVIALEPNNPHVIAGVVDIAHRVGNIEMAIRHLQRVLELTPGDRTLRRHLAVDLGHIHKWDEALAVFEPLINEQPGDHLARIARVQMLQARGTMQDALPDTEALLALKADDKVYQYYHQLAKGEVPAHVPVELTTRMFDDMAGTYDKHMVRALGYRLPKLAADQLLEIFPDRRFNLLDLGCGTGLLGAVLGPIDGYILGVDMSSKMLAEAAKHKVYYKFHQVNLLEALSATPANTFEAITALDVLIYVGDLQQTLADAYRVLAPGGVLIFSCEHGDVTGPDSQLQPFGRYTHTLASTVRLAKAAGFERVDTKDVDLRMEAGQPVDGFVVTAFKPKEG from the coding sequence ATGAGCGCCAAAGCACCTGTCGATCCCATCCGCAAATACCTTGAAACTGCCCGCCACCAGATTTCGGTGGGCAACCTCACCGGTGCCGCGCAAACCCTGAACGATGCCCGCCAGCGTTCGCCGCGCGATGCTCGCCTTTTCATGCTGGCCGCACTGATGGCCGAGAAGTCTGGCAATCTCCATGGTGCCTTTGATGCCATGCAGCGCTGCGTCACCATGGCTCCGGAATGGGGCCCTGGCCTGCTGGAACAAGCCCTGCTCTTTGCCCGCCATGACCGCGACAACGAAGCCATGGCGGCGGCAGAGAAAGTCATTGCACTGGAGCCCAACAACCCGCATGTCATTGCCGGCGTCGTCGACATTGCCCACCGCGTCGGCAATATCGAGATGGCGATCCGCCACCTGCAGCGCGTGCTCGAACTCACGCCGGGCGACCGGACCCTGCGCCGCCATCTGGCCGTCGATCTGGGCCATATCCACAAGTGGGATGAGGCTCTGGCCGTTTTTGAGCCGCTGATCAACGAGCAGCCTGGCGACCATCTGGCCCGCATCGCCCGCGTGCAGATGCTGCAGGCGCGTGGCACCATGCAAGACGCCTTGCCTGATACCGAAGCACTTCTTGCGCTCAAGGCCGATGACAAGGTCTACCAGTACTACCACCAGTTGGCCAAGGGCGAAGTACCCGCCCATGTGCCCGTGGAACTGACCACCCGCATGTTTGACGACATGGCCGGCACCTATGACAAGCACATGGTGCGCGCTCTGGGCTATCGCCTGCCCAAGCTGGCGGCCGATCAGCTGCTGGAAATCTTCCCAGACCGGCGCTTCAACCTGCTGGACCTGGGCTGCGGCACCGGACTGCTGGGCGCCGTACTGGGCCCCATTGATGGCTATATCCTGGGTGTGGACATGTCATCCAAGATGCTGGCCGAAGCCGCCAAGCACAAGGTGTACTACAAGTTCCACCAGGTCAATCTGCTCGAAGCGCTGTCAGCTACACCGGCCAACACCTTTGAAGCCATCACCGCGCTGGATGTGCTGATCTACGTGGGTGACCTGCAGCAAACGCTGGCAGATGCCTATCGCGTGCTGGCCCCTGGAGGCGTGCTGATCTTCTCGTGCGAGCACGGTGATGTGACCGGCCCCGACAGCCAGTTGCAACCGTTTGGCCGCTATACCCACACGCTGGCCAGTACCGTGCGTCTGGCCAAGGCAGCCGGTTTTGAGCGCGTCGACACTAAGGATGTGGATCTGCGCATGGAAGCGGGCCAGCCGGTAGACGGTTTCGTGGTGACGGCTTTCAAGCCCAAGGAAGGCTGA
- a CDS encoding HNH endonuclease, producing the protein MKVLKLSASGVPQSWITLQEAVTHYAADDVRWEAGSHVACFRGGHNAVTGLQSRIEVASIIGTRGKPSIDPFAMRMALTNSKLFCRDRQICAYCGQWFAEDHLTREHVIPVSQRGPDTWMNVVTACASCNHRKAGRTPEQAHMPLLYAPYTPSLWEDFILRNRRILADQMEFLMAHVPKSSRLAA; encoded by the coding sequence GTGAAGGTGTTGAAGCTATCGGCAAGCGGCGTACCCCAATCCTGGATCACTTTGCAGGAGGCGGTGACGCATTACGCAGCAGACGATGTTCGCTGGGAGGCGGGCTCGCATGTGGCGTGTTTTCGCGGCGGACACAATGCGGTCACCGGCCTGCAGTCGCGCATCGAGGTGGCCAGCATCATCGGCACCCGGGGCAAGCCCAGCATCGATCCGTTTGCCATGCGCATGGCGCTCACCAACAGCAAGCTGTTCTGCCGGGATCGCCAGATCTGCGCCTACTGCGGCCAGTGGTTTGCCGAGGACCATCTGACGCGCGAGCATGTGATTCCCGTCTCGCAAAGAGGGCCCGACACCTGGATGAATGTGGTGACTGCATGTGCGTCATGTAACCATCGCAAGGCAGGGCGCACGCCCGAGCAGGCGCATATGCCGTTGTTGTATGCGCCCTACACGCCAAGCCTGTGGGAAGACTTCATCCTGCGCAACCGTCGCATTCTGGCGGACCAGATGGAATTTCTGATGGCACATGTGCCCAAAAGCTCGCGTCTGGCGGCATAG
- a CDS encoding bifunctional riboflavin kinase/FAD synthetase produces the protein MKIFRGFDHPQVTRHCAVTIGNFDGVHRGHQAMLALLRSEAQRRGLASCALTFEPHPRDYFAQALNKPDMAPARISTLRDKLDQLAQCGIDQTIVLPFNARLAAQAPQAFIDDVLLAGLGTGYLLVGDDFRFGHKRAGDYGMLVNAGRLQGFDVARMNSYESDGLRVSSTAVRQALSLGDMAGAAKLLGYPYAISGHVVHGRKLGRQLAESQAGAGDGFRTLNLRFDHWKPAASGIFVVLVHGLSKQPLPGVANLGIRPSLDPNDVNGGRVLLETHCLQWPAELGGDGAYGKIIRVELLHKLHDELKYDSLDALTVGIAKDCADARAYFSTPTHAETRRQTTRDRI, from the coding sequence ATGAAAATCTTCCGAGGATTCGATCACCCCCAGGTCACTCGCCATTGCGCCGTCACCATCGGTAACTTCGACGGCGTGCATCGTGGCCACCAGGCCATGCTGGCCTTGTTGCGCAGCGAAGCCCAGCGCCGGGGCCTGGCCAGTTGCGCGCTCACCTTCGAGCCCCACCCGCGCGACTACTTTGCGCAGGCGCTGAACAAGCCTGACATGGCGCCCGCCCGCATCTCCACCCTGCGCGACAAGCTCGATCAGCTCGCCCAATGCGGTATCGACCAGACCATCGTGCTGCCTTTCAACGCACGGCTGGCCGCGCAGGCGCCGCAGGCCTTCATTGACGATGTGCTGCTGGCGGGCCTGGGCACCGGCTATCTGCTGGTCGGCGACGATTTCCGCTTTGGCCACAAGCGCGCGGGCGACTATGGCATGCTGGTCAATGCGGGTCGCCTGCAGGGCTTTGATGTGGCGCGCATGAACAGCTACGAGTCCGATGGCCTGCGCGTCTCCAGCACGGCGGTGCGCCAGGCGCTGTCGCTGGGCGACATGGCAGGGGCCGCCAAACTGCTGGGTTACCCGTACGCCATCTCCGGCCATGTGGTGCATGGGCGCAAGCTGGGCCGCCAGCTGGCCGAGAGCCAGGCGGGCGCCGGGGACGGTTTTCGTACGCTGAACCTGCGTTTTGACCACTGGAAGCCGGCCGCCAGCGGCATTTTTGTGGTGCTGGTGCACGGCCTGTCCAAACAACCGCTGCCCGGTGTGGCCAATCTTGGCATCCGCCCTTCGCTTGACCCCAATGATGTGAACGGCGGACGCGTGCTGCTGGAAACCCATTGCCTGCAATGGCCCGCCGAACTGGGTGGGGACGGCGCTTACGGTAAAATCATCCGAGTGGAACTCCTACACAAATTGCACGACGAGCTCAAGTACGACAGTCTCGATGCCCTCACAGTCGGCATTGCCAAAGACTGCGCAGACGCCCGTGCCTACTTCAGCACCCCCACGCACGCCGAAACGCGTCGCCAGACCACGCGCGACCGAATTTGA
- the ileS gene encoding isoleucine--tRNA ligase, producing MSDKTPHAEKASAYRATLNMPDTPFPMRGDLPKREPGWVKEWEDKGLYKKLRDARHGAPMFILHDGPPYANGKLHIGHAVNKILKDMIVKSRQLEGYDALYVPGWDCHGLPIENAIEKLHGRNLPRDEMQARSRAFATEQIEQQMVDFKRLGVLGDWDHPYKTMNYANEAQELRALKKVMERGFVYRGLKPVYWCFDCASSLAEFEIEYADKQSQTLDVMFPAAEPAKLAAAFGLSKLDKEAFIVIWTTTAWTIPANQALNVNPDLEYSLVDTERGLLIVASALVEKCLARWKLEGKVLATAKGEKLDHMPFKHPLAHVDKGFDRISPVYLAEYATADDGTGIVHSAPAYGVDDFNSCMGNGMDYKDILNPVQGNGVYAADLPLFGGQHIWKAVPVIIDALKVASRLLDSKTITHSYPHCWRHKTPVIYRAAAQWFIRMDEGEGVFTDPAQKPEKTLRQIALEAIDHTSFYPENGQERLRAMIAGRPDWCISRQRSWGVPIPFFLHVDTGALHPRTMEIVDQAADMVEKGGIEAWSRVTAEEILGAEDAKNYTKSTDILEVWFDSGSTFWHVMRGTHADMHHDQGPEADLYLEGHDQHRGWFHSSLLLASAIFGRAPYRGLLTHGFTVDGQGKKMSKSLGNTVAPQDVSSKMGAEIIRLWVASTDYSGDLGIDDKILARVVDAYRRIRNTLRFLLANTSDFDPATESVDYKDMLEIDQYALARAAQLQKEIIGHYQVYEFHPVVTKLQLFCSEDLGGFYLDVLKDRLYTTAPKSLARRSAQTALHQITQALLRWMAPFLSFTAEEAWKIVGNSDTIFLEKFTDLPEGDDALLTKWTRIREIRDVVNKDIETVRGEGKVGASLQAEITVAAQHEDLALLQTLADDLKFVFITSGAQAVAGDELAVTVTPSEHAKCERCWHYRADVGANPEHPSLCGRCDSNLHGSGEVRTKA from the coding sequence ATGTCCGACAAAACGCCCCATGCAGAAAAAGCCTCTGCGTACCGTGCAACCCTGAACATGCCTGATACCCCCTTCCCGATGCGCGGCGATCTGCCCAAGCGCGAGCCGGGCTGGGTCAAGGAGTGGGAAGACAAGGGTCTGTACAAGAAGCTGCGCGATGCCCGCCATGGTGCACCCATGTTCATCCTGCACGACGGCCCTCCCTACGCCAACGGCAAGCTCCACATCGGTCATGCGGTCAACAAGATCCTCAAGGACATGATCGTCAAGAGCCGCCAGCTCGAAGGCTACGACGCACTGTACGTCCCGGGCTGGGATTGCCACGGCCTGCCGATCGAGAATGCCATCGAAAAGCTCCATGGCCGCAACCTGCCGCGCGATGAAATGCAGGCCAGGAGCCGTGCCTTCGCCACCGAGCAGATCGAGCAGCAGATGGTGGACTTCAAGCGCCTGGGCGTGCTGGGCGACTGGGACCACCCCTACAAGACCATGAACTACGCCAACGAGGCGCAGGAGCTGCGCGCGCTCAAAAAGGTCATGGAGCGCGGCTTTGTCTATCGCGGCCTCAAGCCCGTGTACTGGTGCTTCGACTGCGCGTCGTCACTCGCCGAATTCGAGATCGAGTACGCCGACAAGCAGAGCCAGACCCTGGATGTGATGTTCCCCGCTGCCGAGCCTGCCAAGCTGGCTGCAGCATTCGGCCTCTCCAAGCTCGACAAGGAAGCCTTCATCGTCATCTGGACGACGACGGCCTGGACGATTCCAGCCAACCAGGCACTCAACGTCAACCCGGATCTGGAATACAGCCTGGTTGATACCGAGCGCGGCCTGCTGATCGTGGCGTCCGCCCTGGTCGAGAAATGCCTCGCACGCTGGAAGCTCGAAGGCAAGGTACTGGCCACCGCCAAGGGCGAAAAGCTGGACCATATGCCCTTCAAGCACCCACTGGCACACGTGGACAAGGGTTTTGACCGTATCTCGCCCGTCTATCTGGCCGAATACGCCACCGCCGACGACGGTACCGGTATCGTCCACTCGGCACCAGCCTATGGCGTGGACGACTTCAACTCCTGCATGGGCAACGGCATGGACTACAAGGACATCCTGAACCCCGTGCAGGGCAATGGCGTGTACGCAGCCGATCTGCCGCTGTTCGGCGGCCAGCACATCTGGAAGGCCGTGCCCGTCATCATCGATGCGCTCAAGGTAGCAAGCCGTCTGCTGGACTCCAAGACCATCACGCACAGCTACCCGCACTGCTGGCGCCACAAGACGCCGGTGATCTACCGCGCTGCCGCCCAGTGGTTCATCCGCATGGACGAAGGCGAAGGCGTTTTCACCGACCCGGCCCAGAAGCCCGAGAAGACCCTGCGCCAGATCGCGCTCGAAGCCATCGACCACACCAGCTTCTACCCCGAGAACGGGCAGGAACGCCTGCGTGCCATGATTGCTGGCCGCCCGGACTGGTGCATCTCGCGCCAGCGCTCCTGGGGCGTGCCGATCCCCTTCTTCCTGCATGTGGACACGGGTGCCCTGCACCCGCGCACCATGGAGATCGTCGATCAGGCAGCTGACATGGTTGAAAAAGGCGGCATCGAGGCCTGGAGCCGTGTCACGGCCGAAGAAATCCTGGGCGCCGAGGACGCAAAGAACTACACCAAGAGCACCGACATCCTGGAGGTGTGGTTCGACTCGGGCAGCACCTTCTGGCACGTGATGCGCGGCACCCATGCCGACATGCACCATGACCAGGGCCCCGAGGCGGATCTGTACCTCGAAGGCCACGACCAGCACCGTGGCTGGTTCCACAGCTCGCTGCTGCTGGCATCTGCCATCTTTGGCCGCGCGCCCTACCGTGGCCTGCTCACACACGGCTTCACCGTGGACGGCCAGGGCAAGAAAATGTCCAAGTCGCTGGGCAACACCGTCGCGCCACAGGATGTGAGCAGCAAGATGGGAGCCGAGATCATCCGCCTGTGGGTGGCATCCACCGATTACTCGGGCGACCTGGGCATCGACGACAAGATCCTCGCCCGCGTGGTGGACGCCTACCGCCGCATCCGCAATACGCTGCGTTTCCTGCTGGCCAACACCAGCGACTTCGATCCGGCGACTGAAAGCGTTGACTACAAGGACATGCTGGAGATCGACCAGTACGCCCTGGCACGCGCAGCCCAGTTGCAAAAGGAGATCATCGGCCACTACCAGGTCTATGAATTCCACCCGGTGGTTACTAAGCTGCAGCTGTTCTGCTCTGAAGACCTGGGCGGCTTCTACCTGGATGTGCTCAAGGACCGGCTCTACACCACGGCACCCAAGAGCCTGGCCCGTCGCTCGGCACAGACCGCGTTGCACCAGATCACCCAGGCGCTGCTGCGCTGGATGGCGCCGTTCCTGTCGTTCACGGCCGAGGAGGCCTGGAAGATCGTGGGCAACAGCGACACCATCTTCCTGGAGAAATTCACCGACTTGCCCGAGGGCGATGACGCGCTGCTCACCAAGTGGACCCGCATCCGCGAGATCCGCGACGTGGTCAACAAAGATATCGAAACCGTGCGTGGCGAAGGCAAGGTGGGTGCATCGCTGCAGGCCGAGATCACCGTGGCCGCCCAGCATGAAGACCTGGCGCTGCTGCAAACGCTGGCCGATGACCTGAAGTTTGTCTTCATCACATCCGGCGCGCAGGCTGTGGCAGGCGACGAACTGGCGGTCACCGTCACGCCTTCGGAGCATGCCAAGTGTGAGCGCTGCTGGCACTACCGCGCCGATGTAGGAGCGAACCCCGAGCACCCGAGCCTGTGCGGCCGTTGCGACAGCAACCTGCACGGCAGTGGAGAAGTACGCACCAAGGCATAA
- the lspA gene encoding signal peptidase II encodes MSNKQMTGKRAFALWLALAAVLFWLDQWTKEWILSHYQLGEYTTITGFFNIVRAHNPGAAFSFLATAGGWQRWLFTGIGVVVGVVIAWQLYKYSHKTLFCLSLSCILGGAVGNVVDRMRHGYVVDMLDFHWAGSHFPAFNLADTAITIGAILLILDELLRMKRGEQA; translated from the coding sequence ATGAGCAACAAGCAGATGACGGGAAAACGCGCTTTCGCGCTATGGCTGGCCCTGGCCGCCGTACTGTTCTGGCTGGACCAGTGGACCAAGGAATGGATTCTGTCCCACTACCAGTTGGGCGAGTACACCACCATCACCGGCTTCTTCAATATCGTGCGCGCGCACAACCCCGGCGCAGCCTTCTCGTTTCTGGCTACCGCCGGTGGCTGGCAACGCTGGCTGTTCACCGGCATAGGCGTCGTAGTGGGCGTGGTCATTGCATGGCAGCTTTACAAATACAGCCACAAAACGCTGTTCTGCCTGTCGCTCAGTTGCATTCTGGGCGGCGCCGTGGGCAACGTGGTGGACCGCATGCGCCACGGCTATGTGGTGGACATGCTCGATTTCCACTGGGCGGGCAGCCATTTCCCCGCCTTCAACCTGGCCGATACCGCCATCACCATTGGCGCCATCCTGCTGATTCTGGACGAGTTGCTGCGCATGAAGCGCGGCGAGCAGGCCTAG